In Endozoicomonas sp. GU-1, one DNA window encodes the following:
- a CDS encoding serpin family protein: protein MGPISSGPTRSVPLEPLTPPDTSSRSDLSASDIVEKLMDTVSFAILSITDKKSRVVSSASLAPVLGMVLACMKDNAKKELLLKIPPGSLTEELEMEIHQKLGEFSKDRPYDETGKIISAANFVGTASITTDQYLDRILSECYQTQTLEIDKENVADAADTFVKEKTKGKIQQLFDDLTEYERSQISLVLGNVMEIRGVWREAFPLNSKASSLFLCADGTMKSVRKMRIKEDLHYAGNKVFTAIAKDFRSENGEDLKLVAITPNKTSATAINKLDSETINHLIGKLDESKAEITLDLPVIEVKQGGDTELLEKITDALGTSITAPDLSRLNPSPTYNLRMVQKIKVSVDEEGADSTIATAATAASRGDENTFNIDCPSYIAIVGSKGNRLLEMVIKDDSFLVPDGSPVIMPPPGSGR from the coding sequence ATGGGACCGATATCGTCAGGCCCAACACGATCAGTGCCATTGGAGCCATTAACTCCCCCGGACACATCCTCCCGGAGCGATTTATCGGCCTCTGATATTGTTGAAAAACTGATGGATACCGTATCGTTTGCGATCCTGAGTATTACCGACAAAAAAAGCAGGGTAGTGTCTTCTGCCAGCCTGGCACCGGTTCTGGGCATGGTTCTGGCCTGTATGAAAGATAACGCCAAGAAGGAATTGCTCCTGAAAATCCCCCCGGGCTCGTTAACTGAAGAGCTTGAGATGGAAATCCATCAAAAGCTTGGTGAATTCAGCAAAGACCGCCCTTATGATGAAACTGGCAAGATCATCTCTGCCGCTAACTTTGTTGGTACAGCCTCTATTACCACGGATCAGTATCTTGACCGGATACTGTCTGAATGTTATCAAACCCAAACGTTGGAAATTGATAAAGAGAACGTAGCGGACGCCGCAGATACTTTTGTTAAAGAGAAAACCAAAGGAAAAATTCAACAGTTGTTTGATGATCTTACTGAATATGAGCGGAGCCAGATTTCATTGGTATTAGGTAATGTGATGGAAATCCGGGGTGTCTGGAGGGAAGCTTTTCCCCTGAATAGTAAGGCTTCGAGCCTTTTTCTGTGCGCAGATGGAACTATGAAAAGCGTCAGGAAGATGCGTATAAAAGAAGATTTACACTATGCTGGCAATAAAGTGTTTACTGCGATTGCCAAAGATTTCCGATCGGAAAATGGGGAAGATCTTAAATTGGTCGCGATAACACCGAACAAGACCAGTGCGACAGCGATTAACAAACTTGATTCTGAAACCATTAACCATCTGATTGGCAAATTGGATGAAAGTAAAGCGGAGATTACGCTGGATCTTCCAGTTATAGAAGTAAAGCAAGGTGGTGATACTGAACTACTGGAAAAAATTACAGATGCCCTGGGAACATCCATAACAGCTCCGGATTTGTCCAGGTTAAACCCATCACCCACTTATAATCTGCGGATGGTGCAGAAAATCAAAGTATCCGTTGACGAAGAGGGTGCTGACAGCACAATTGCCACTGCTGCAACAGCGGCTTCAAGGGGGGACGAAAACACCTTTAATATTGACTGCCCCAGCTATATAGCCATTGTAGGCAGCAAAGGTAATCGGTTGCTTGAGATGGTCATTAAGGATGACAGCTTTTTGGTGCCTGATGGTTCGCCTGTGATCATGCCCCCCCCAGGATCAGGAAGATAG
- a CDS encoding 2-oxo acid dehydrogenase subunit E2, whose translation MLPLSLSYDHRAINGADAARFTTMLGELLTDIRKLLL comes from the coding sequence ATGTTACCGTTGTCACTGTCTTATGATCACAGAGCCATCAATGGTGCGGATGCAGCACGTTTCACGACAATGCTGGGTGAATTGTTGACCGATATTCGCAAGCTGCTTCTTTGA
- the aceE gene encoding pyruvate dehydrogenase (acetyl-transferring), homodimeric type: MHDIDPIETREWLEALDSVLEQEGEDRAHFLLTRLSQHARAKGTQLPYAITTPYRNTIPPEKEARMPGDLFMERRIRSLVRWNALAMVMRANRKDSSLGGHISSFASSATLYDIGYNYFFHGQGSDREGDLIYYQGHVAPGIYSRAFLEGRLDEGQLDNFRQEVDGNGLSSYPHPKLMPEFWQFPTVSMGLGPLQAIYQAHFMKYLINRGMSQDQNRKVWAFLGDGEMDEPESLGAISLAGREKLDNLIFVVNCNLQRLDGPVRGNGKIIQELEGIFRGAGWNVIKVVWGRHWDPLLAQDKHGKLQEVMDKAVDGDYQNCKAKGGAWTREHFFGRDPEALKLVEHLSDDDIWRLNRGGHDPYKVFAAYHEAVNHNGQPTVILAKTVKGYGTGTTGEAANVSHNVKKLPVDDLKHFRDRFDLPIKDEDIETLPYFKPDADSPEMKYMRKRREKLGGFIPQRRVETDVKLEIPGLEDFAAVTKGSGEREISTTMAYVRILGALAKDKSLGKHIVPIIPDEARTFGMEGMFRQLGIYSAEGQNYEPVDSDQVMFYKESRQGQILEAGINEAGAHAAWIAAATSYSSNNVPMIPFYAFYSMFGFQRTGDLAWAAGDIQARGFLIGATAGRTTLNGEGLQHQDGHSHILASTVPNCISYDPTYGYEMAVIIQNGLQRMYGDGDNVWYYITAMNENYRQPALPEGPEVIEGIIKGLYNLEENSRNQGLKVQLMGCGTILEEVRAAAGILRDEFNVESDIWSATSFNELARDGQNARRYNMLNPEADKQVSWVEQQLSGRKGPVIAATDYMSQYANQIREFVPAPFVSLGTDGFGRSDTREQLRRFFEVDRYFIVVAALYALVQDGELEASVVSEAIRKFDIDPSRANPLYC, translated from the coding sequence ATGCATGATATCGACCCAATAGAAACCAGGGAATGGCTGGAAGCACTGGATTCCGTCCTGGAGCAGGAAGGTGAAGACCGTGCTCATTTTCTGCTGACCCGGCTTTCCCAGCATGCTCGTGCCAAAGGTACGCAGCTGCCCTACGCGATTACCACGCCGTATCGCAATACGATACCACCGGAAAAAGAAGCCCGTATGCCCGGCGACCTGTTTATGGAGCGTCGTATTCGCTCCCTGGTCCGCTGGAATGCGCTGGCTATGGTGATGCGCGCCAACAGGAAGGACAGCAGCCTGGGTGGACATATCTCTTCCTTCGCCTCCAGTGCCACTCTGTACGACATCGGGTATAACTACTTTTTCCACGGCCAGGGCAGTGACCGCGAAGGCGATCTGATTTATTACCAGGGGCACGTTGCGCCCGGTATTTACTCCCGGGCTTTTCTGGAAGGTCGTCTGGACGAGGGCCAGCTGGATAATTTCCGTCAGGAAGTGGATGGCAATGGTCTTTCCTCCTACCCTCACCCCAAGTTGATGCCTGAGTTCTGGCAGTTCCCGACCGTATCCATGGGCCTCGGCCCTCTGCAGGCGATCTATCAGGCCCACTTCATGAAGTACCTGATTAACCGTGGCATGTCCCAGGATCAAAACCGTAAGGTCTGGGCATTCCTCGGGGATGGTGAGATGGATGAGCCGGAATCTCTCGGTGCCATCTCCCTGGCCGGTCGTGAGAAGCTGGATAACCTGATTTTCGTGGTCAACTGTAACCTGCAACGTCTGGATGGTCCGGTCCGTGGTAACGGCAAGATCATTCAGGAGCTGGAAGGTATCTTCCGGGGGGCTGGCTGGAACGTTATCAAGGTCGTCTGGGGCCGTCATTGGGATCCGCTGCTGGCCCAGGACAAGCATGGCAAGCTGCAGGAAGTGATGGACAAGGCCGTTGACGGTGATTACCAGAACTGTAAGGCAAAAGGCGGAGCCTGGACCCGTGAGCACTTCTTTGGCCGTGACCCGGAAGCGCTGAAGCTGGTTGAACACCTGTCGGATGATGATATCTGGCGTCTGAACCGTGGTGGCCATGACCCCTACAAAGTCTTCGCTGCCTACCACGAGGCGGTTAACCATAACGGCCAGCCTACCGTCATTCTTGCCAAGACGGTTAAGGGCTACGGTACCGGTACCACCGGTGAAGCGGCCAACGTCAGCCACAACGTCAAGAAGCTGCCGGTTGATGACCTGAAGCACTTCCGTGACCGCTTTGACCTGCCGATCAAAGACGAAGACATTGAGACCCTGCCGTACTTCAAACCCGACGCTGACAGCCCGGAAATGAAGTACATGCGCAAGCGTCGTGAAAAGCTGGGCGGCTTTATTCCCCAACGCCGCGTAGAAACCGACGTTAAGCTGGAAATTCCGGGCCTTGAGGACTTTGCAGCGGTGACCAAAGGCAGTGGCGAACGGGAAATCTCCACCACCATGGCTTACGTCCGCATTCTGGGTGCGCTGGCCAAAGACAAGAGTCTGGGCAAGCACATTGTACCGATCATTCCGGATGAAGCCCGTACCTTTGGCATGGAAGGTATGTTCCGCCAGCTGGGTATTTACTCTGCGGAAGGCCAGAACTATGAGCCGGTAGATTCCGACCAGGTGATGTTCTACAAAGAATCCAGACAGGGGCAGATTCTCGAAGCGGGCATTAACGAAGCGGGTGCCCACGCCGCCTGGATTGCTGCGGCGACCTCCTATAGCAGCAACAACGTGCCGATGATTCCGTTCTACGCGTTCTACTCCATGTTTGGTTTCCAGCGCACTGGCGATCTGGCCTGGGCAGCGGGTGATATCCAGGCCCGTGGCTTCCTGATTGGTGCTACTGCGGGTCGTACCACGCTGAACGGTGAAGGTCTGCAACATCAGGACGGCCACAGCCATATTCTGGCATCCACCGTACCGAACTGCATCAGCTATGACCCAACCTATGGCTATGAGATGGCGGTGATTATCCAGAACGGTCTGCAACGTATGTATGGCGATGGTGACAATGTCTGGTACTACATCACCGCCATGAATGAAAACTACCGTCAGCCAGCGCTGCCGGAAGGCCCTGAAGTAATCGAAGGCATCATCAAGGGGCTTTACAACCTGGAAGAAAATTCCCGTAACCAGGGGCTTAAGGTCCAGCTGATGGGTTGTGGCACGATCCTTGAGGAAGTCCGCGCAGCTGCCGGTATTCTGCGTGATGAGTTCAACGTGGAATCGGATATCTGGAGCGCAACCAGCTTTAACGAGCTGGCCCGGGATGGTCAGAACGCCAGACGTTACAACATGCTGAACCCTGAAGCTGATAAGCAAGTCAGCTGGGTTGAACAGCAGCTGTCTGGCCGTAAAGGTCCGGTTATCGCCGCAACTGACTATATGAGCCAGTACGCCAACCAGATCCGTGAGTTTGTGCCGGCACCCTTTGTTTCGCTGGGTACCGATGGATTTGGTCGCTCTGACACCCGTGAACAGCTGCGTCGTTTCTTCGAGGTAGACCGTTACTTCATCGTGGTGGCTGCCCTGTATGCACTGGTTCAGGATGGTGAGCTGGAAGCGTCCGTGGTCAGCGAGGCCATCAGGAAGTTTGATATTGACCCGTCCAGAGCTAACCCTCTGTATTGCTAA
- a CDS encoding lysophospholipid acyltransferase family protein, which translates to MFQRDEPVLLFAKLISRLPFKVIYFISYFFYLFAFYLSKYRTGTVHKNLRQAFPEKREAYIADVARQFYRHLSDLAFEVIKAHSMSAEAFKERCSIVGADALEAASRERSRPIIVLTIHQGNWEWMLHSVSQHLGVPIDPVYKPLHHKGWNQFIHEIRSRFHSRPIPMKQAGRDILKGKNGFRLFVMLADQTPAEGERSYWVPYLNKEAPFYLGAEKIALLTQYPVFFAQCRRLKRGYYELEFKALALPPYENTKDENHHPIIDAYVSAAQAAIYEQPETFLWSHRRWKRSRKSDD; encoded by the coding sequence TTGTTTCAGAGGGACGAGCCCGTTTTGTTGTTTGCCAAGTTGATTTCCCGACTTCCTTTTAAGGTGATCTATTTTATTTCCTATTTTTTTTATTTGTTCGCCTTTTATCTCTCCAAATATCGAACAGGAACTGTGCACAAGAATTTGCGACAGGCTTTTCCGGAAAAAAGGGAGGCGTATATTGCTGATGTGGCCAGACAGTTCTACCGGCATCTGTCGGACCTTGCCTTTGAAGTGATCAAGGCCCACAGCATGAGCGCAGAAGCGTTTAAAGAACGCTGTTCAATTGTTGGCGCTGATGCCCTGGAGGCGGCATCCCGGGAAAGGTCCAGGCCAATCATTGTGTTAACCATCCATCAGGGTAATTGGGAGTGGATGCTCCATAGCGTGTCGCAACACCTTGGTGTGCCTATTGATCCGGTTTACAAGCCTTTGCACCACAAAGGCTGGAATCAGTTTATCCATGAGATTCGCAGCCGCTTTCATTCCCGCCCCATTCCGATGAAACAGGCCGGGCGGGACATTCTTAAGGGCAAAAATGGTTTCCGGCTGTTTGTGATGCTGGCCGATCAAACTCCGGCAGAAGGCGAGCGCAGTTACTGGGTCCCTTATCTCAATAAAGAAGCACCTTTTTACCTTGGAGCCGAAAAAATTGCCTTACTGACCCAATACCCGGTCTTTTTTGCCCAGTGTCGACGACTAAAGCGCGGCTATTATGAACTTGAATTTAAAGCGCTGGCTCTGCCCCCTTATGAAAATACCAAAGACGAAAATCACCATCCGATTATTGATGCTTATGTCAGCGCTGCACAGGCCGCTATCTATGAACAGCCGGAAACGTTTCTCTGGAGCCATCGTCGCTGGAAACGAAGCCGGAAAAGTGATGATTAG
- a CDS encoding dihydrolipoyllysine-residue acetyltransferase, with protein sequence MSDEIIKVPDIGSGEAEVIEICVQPGDTVSAEDSLIVLESDKATMEVPAPRDGVVTEVLLTMGDNVSEGAPMIKMAAAASEVVEPIADSGQPAEAPVAAAPVIEAAAGGSRTESVHVPDIGAENVPVIEVSVKVGDTVALEDSLIVLESDKATMEVPSPVAGVVTAIHVKEGDALSQGDLVIDVEVSGGAAAPAVSQPAPAAAAPATVPPQQEAPSRAPSAPPPHAQAHPVELERTNRKFHAGPAVRKLAREFGVDLAEVTGSGPRRRIVKEDVQKYVKMRLSEKALSGQGASTGLGIPAMPEIDFSKWGDIEKVALNRLRKVAAQNFQRSWLNVPHVTQFDECDITELEAFRKAQKAMAEARGTKLTPLPFILKAVAYVLKELPQFCASLSPDGETLIYKKYINIGVAVDTPDGLLVPVIRNVDQKSLWELSVECIELAGKARDKKLKPDEMQGGCFTISSLGSIGGTAFTPIVNAPEVAILGLSRAAMKPVWNGRDFRSKADVTVVTVL encoded by the coding sequence ATGAGTGACGAAATCATCAAAGTTCCGGATATCGGCAGTGGTGAGGCAGAAGTCATCGAAATCTGCGTCCAGCCCGGTGATACGGTCTCGGCCGAAGACTCCCTGATTGTTCTGGAGTCTGACAAGGCCACCATGGAAGTCCCGGCACCACGGGATGGTGTGGTGACAGAAGTGCTGCTGACTATGGGTGACAATGTCAGCGAAGGTGCTCCGATGATTAAGATGGCTGCAGCAGCATCTGAGGTTGTCGAGCCCATAGCGGACAGTGGGCAGCCGGCAGAAGCCCCCGTGGCGGCAGCCCCGGTGATTGAAGCGGCCGCCGGTGGCTCCCGGACTGAGTCGGTGCATGTACCCGATATCGGTGCTGAAAATGTGCCGGTCATTGAGGTGAGTGTGAAGGTTGGGGACACCGTTGCCCTGGAAGACTCATTGATTGTTCTGGAGTCCGACAAAGCGACCATGGAAGTGCCTTCCCCGGTAGCAGGGGTGGTGACTGCGATTCACGTCAAGGAAGGTGATGCCCTGAGTCAGGGTGATCTGGTGATTGACGTTGAAGTGTCTGGTGGCGCAGCAGCACCGGCTGTCAGCCAGCCAGCGCCTGCAGCCGCTGCACCTGCCACTGTGCCACCGCAGCAGGAGGCTCCATCCCGCGCACCATCAGCACCACCCCCACATGCACAAGCGCACCCTGTGGAACTTGAGCGTACCAATCGCAAATTCCATGCAGGTCCCGCGGTGCGCAAACTGGCCCGTGAGTTCGGTGTTGATCTTGCTGAAGTGACCGGCAGTGGTCCACGTCGTCGCATTGTGAAAGAAGACGTACAGAAGTACGTGAAGATGCGCCTCAGTGAAAAGGCACTTTCAGGTCAAGGTGCTTCTACTGGTTTGGGTATTCCAGCCATGCCAGAGATCGACTTCAGCAAGTGGGGGGACATCGAGAAGGTGGCCCTGAATCGCCTGCGCAAAGTGGCGGCTCAGAACTTCCAGCGTTCCTGGCTGAATGTGCCGCACGTTACCCAGTTTGATGAGTGTGACATTACTGAACTGGAAGCGTTCCGCAAGGCTCAGAAAGCCATGGCCGAGGCCCGTGGTACCAAACTGACACCACTGCCGTTTATTCTGAAAGCCGTTGCTTACGTGTTGAAAGAGCTGCCACAGTTCTGTGCTTCCCTGAGCCCGGATGGTGAAACGCTGATCTACAAGAAGTACATCAACATTGGAGTCGCGGTTGATACCCCAGACGGTTTGCTGGTGCCGGTGATCAGAAACGTCGATCAGAAGAGCCTGTGGGAACTGTCGGTTGAATGTATCGAGCTGGCCGGTAAGGCCCGTGACAAGAAGCTGAAGCCTGATGAAATGCAGGGTGGCTGCTTTACCATCTCCAGCCTGGGTTCTATCGGTGGCACGGCGTTTACTCCGATCGTCAATGCGCCGGAAGTCGCCATTCTTGGTCTGTCCAGGGCCGCCATGAAGCCCGTGTGGAACGGCAGAGACTTTCGATCCAAAGCTGATGTTACCGTTGTCACTGTCTTATGA
- a CDS encoding serpin family protein, with the protein MDATRSGPEIPELFQRTNLPDTASPATLSASDIVKTMLDKLSLELLDIKGNKSKAFSRVSLRQPLGMALLSMTDDTIVASALGISPDSLTKDLKDKIHTELGKCADPESDQSMRITNFIGSSYCCDNEQYEQSLSKHYKTKKLDNNNNGKNLADTIDSFVHDKTEGEIDTVFGHLTESQRHKVKAALGSVMNFQIDWDERFSEDDTKKGQFQCADGTFINNVLMMCKTEVLNVATDGNFAAIAKEFRSANGEDLKLVAIKPRKSSATAINNLNSETINHLIDKLKDVEMEIELKLPKIDITNSCNTELLDKINQVLGTSIKAQGYVVLKG; encoded by the coding sequence ATGGATGCCACACGTTCTGGCCCAGAGATACCAGAGTTATTCCAGAGAACAAATCTGCCAGACACAGCGTCCCCGGCCACTTTATCGGCCTCTGATATTGTTAAAACAATGTTGGATAAATTATCCCTTGAACTCCTGGACATTAAAGGCAATAAAAGTAAGGCATTCTCTCGTGTCAGCCTGCGTCAGCCTCTGGGCATGGCTCTGTTGAGTATGACAGACGACACCATCGTGGCATCGGCTCTTGGCATCTCCCCGGATTCCTTAACTAAAGATCTGAAAGATAAGATTCATACAGAACTCGGTAAATGTGCCGATCCTGAGTCTGATCAGTCAATGCGTATCACTAACTTTATTGGGTCTAGCTATTGCTGTGATAATGAGCAGTATGAACAGTCACTGTCTAAACATTATAAAACCAAAAAGCTGGACAATAATAACAATGGCAAGAACCTTGCAGACACCATAGATTCTTTTGTTCATGATAAGACCGAAGGAGAAATTGACACGGTTTTTGGTCATCTTACTGAATCTCAGCGGCACAAAGTTAAAGCGGCTTTAGGCAGTGTGATGAATTTCCAGATTGACTGGGATGAAAGATTTTCTGAAGATGACACGAAAAAGGGTCAATTTCAGTGTGCAGATGGAACTTTTATTAATAACGTCCTTATGATGTGTAAAACTGAAGTTCTTAACGTGGCTACTGATGGAAACTTTGCGGCCATTGCCAAAGAATTCCGATCTGCAAATGGAGAAGATCTTAAATTAGTGGCGATAAAACCACGCAAAAGCAGTGCGACAGCAATTAACAACCTGAATTCTGAAACGATTAATCATCTGATTGACAAGCTAAAAGATGTTGAAATGGAGATTGAGCTAAAACTACCCAAAATTGACATAACGAACAGTTGTAATACTGAGTTACTGGATAAAATTAATCAGGTATTAGGAACCTCCATAAAAGCACAGGGCTATGTTGTGCTTAAGGGTTGA